In Chryseobacterium shigense, the following proteins share a genomic window:
- a CDS encoding GNAT family N-acetyltransferase, giving the protein MKLETERLILRQLEETDVERMFLLDSNPEVMKYIGVPVLTEQSESLNVIRMIRKQYEDNGIGRLAVIEKETGLLIGWSGLKLLTQEVNGYKNVIELGYRYLPESWGKGFAMEAAKASLELGFHEMKAEVIYAYAHSENAGSNHILRKLGFEKTSEFTEPDGICNWYELKREKYVQ; this is encoded by the coding sequence ATGAAACTGGAAACAGAAAGACTGATTTTAAGACAACTTGAAGAAACGGATGTTGAACGTATGTTCCTGCTGGATTCTAACCCGGAAGTGATGAAATACATCGGTGTTCCGGTACTTACAGAGCAAAGCGAATCATTAAATGTAATCAGAATGATCCGGAAACAATATGAGGACAACGGTATAGGAAGACTTGCTGTCATTGAAAAGGAGACCGGACTTCTGATCGGCTGGAGTGGCCTGAAACTACTGACACAGGAAGTCAACGGTTATAAAAATGTAATTGAACTCGGCTATCGTTACCTGCCCGAATCATGGGGAAAAGGCTTTGCAATGGAAGCAGCAAAAGCATCGCTGGAACTTGGTTTTCATGAGATGAAGGCAGAGGTGATTTATGCCTATGCTCATTCAGAAAATGCAGGTTCCAATCATATTTTAAGGAAATTAGGCTTTGAGAAAACCAGTGAATTTACAGAACCTGACGGGATCTGTAACTGGTATGAGCTGAAACGTGAAAAATATGTACAATAA
- a CDS encoding barstar family protein: MKTIYIDFTDIGDYEDFYTQLKEKVTLPEDFGDNLDALSDVITGGLELPLHIEFVNMTVDQLEIFEDLLTTLEDAEDETEDFTFSYYLEQYEDEDENGIEDEE, from the coding sequence ATGAAGACAATATATATCGATTTTACAGACATAGGCGACTACGAAGATTTTTATACCCAATTAAAGGAAAAAGTAACGCTTCCCGAAGATTTTGGAGACAATCTTGACGCCCTGTCTGATGTTATTACCGGAGGACTGGAGCTGCCGCTTCACATTGAATTTGTTAATATGACGGTGGATCAGCTTGAGATTTTTGAAGATCTTCTTACTACCCTTGAAGATGCAGAAGATGAGACAGAAGATTTTACTTTCAGCTATTATCTGGAACAATATGAGGATGAGGATGAAAACGGTATTGAAGACGAAGAATAA
- the nadE gene encoding NAD(+) synthase — protein sequence MQTQKVINHIVNWLKDYAVKANVKGYVVGVSGGVDSGVVSTLCAMTGLEVLLLEMPIRQKEDQVNRAQDHIEDLKKRFPNVQGKTINLTPTFEAFEDVVENHVEGRWSNNLALANTRSRFRMVTLYYFGQLHGLLVCGTGNKVEDFGIGFYTKYGDGGVDVSPIADLYKTEVYKLAKELNLIESIQNAIPTDGLWDSDRTDEDQIGATYPELEKIQKEYDTKTVDDYEGRDKEVFIIFDRMHKAARHKMVPIPICDIPEEWRND from the coding sequence ATGCAGACCCAAAAAGTAATAAATCATATTGTAAACTGGTTAAAGGATTATGCTGTAAAAGCTAATGTAAAAGGATATGTTGTAGGTGTTTCCGGAGGAGTAGATTCCGGGGTGGTTTCTACACTTTGTGCCATGACAGGGCTTGAAGTACTGCTTCTTGAAATGCCGATCCGCCAGAAAGAAGACCAGGTAAACCGCGCCCAGGATCATATTGAAGACCTTAAGAAAAGATTCCCAAATGTTCAGGGAAAAACAATCAACCTGACTCCTACTTTTGAAGCTTTTGAAGATGTTGTTGAAAACCACGTTGAAGGAAGATGGAGTAATAATTTAGCTCTTGCCAATACCAGATCACGTTTCAGAATGGTGACTTTATACTATTTTGGACAACTGCACGGTTTATTGGTTTGTGGAACAGGAAATAAAGTGGAAGATTTCGGAATTGGCTTTTATACAAAGTATGGTGACGGAGGTGTAGATGTTTCGCCAATTGCTGATCTTTATAAAACTGAAGTTTACAAGCTTGCCAAAGAATTAAATCTTATCGAAAGTATCCAAAATGCAATCCCTACAGACGGACTTTGGGATTCCGACAGAACAGATGAAGACCAAATTGGGGCAACTTATCCTGAACTGGAAAAAATTCAGAAAGAATATGATACTAAAACTGTTGATGATTATGAAGGACGGGACAAGGAGGTATTTATCATTTTTGACAGAATGCATAAAGCGGCAAGACATAAAATGGTTCCTATCCCGATTTGTGATATTCCCGAGGAATGGAGAAATGATTAA
- a CDS encoding matrixin family metalloprotease, whose product MTILIQPFKDFSAENVTETAEGIRKVYPNVKILNAIDLPENAYYKDRNRYRADSIIKFLDGRTKEGFVTIGLTSKDISVTKGKIKDYGIMGLGYRPGKACVASTYRLNKNNTDEQFFKIAIHELGHTQGLKHCPEKTCFMRDAEGGNPTNEEKDFCPTCKTFLINKNWKFNSI is encoded by the coding sequence ATGACCATATTGATTCAGCCATTCAAAGATTTCAGCGCTGAAAATGTGACTGAAACAGCAGAAGGAATCAGAAAGGTTTATCCGAATGTGAAAATTCTTAACGCAATTGACCTTCCGGAGAACGCTTATTACAAAGACAGAAACCGCTACAGGGCAGATTCTATTATTAAGTTTCTGGATGGAAGGACAAAAGAAGGCTTTGTAACTATTGGACTAACCTCAAAAGACATCAGTGTTACAAAAGGGAAAATAAAAGATTACGGCATTATGGGACTGGGCTACAGACCCGGAAAAGCCTGTGTAGCTTCCACCTACAGGCTGAACAAAAATAATACTGATGAACAGTTCTTTAAAATAGCCATTCATGAGCTCGGGCATACGCAGGGGCTAAAACACTGTCCTGAAAAAACATGTTTTATGAGAGATGCAGAAGGCGGAAATCCCACTAATGAAGAAAAAGATTTTTGTCCAACATGCAAAACTTTTTTAATCAATAAAAACTGGAAATTTAATTCTATATGA
- the pafA gene encoding alkaline phosphatase PafA has translation MLRKISIAAAALLSVITINAQKNKNSQLERPKLVVGLVVDQMRWDYLYRFYNKYGNDGFKRLLNTGYSLNNVHINYVPTITALGHTCIYTGSVPAIHGIAGNDWTDKETGKNVYCTADESVQPVGTTNTRTGSHSPKNLWSTTVTDELRLATNFQGKVIGVSLKDRASILPTGHTPNGAFWFDDSTGNFITSTWYMNDLPQWMKSFNSQNLPEKLVANGWNTLLPINQYTESSPDNSSWEGLLGSAKTPVFPYSNLAQDYQAKKDNIRYTPFGNTLTLKLAEASVEGEKLGGDQITDFLAINLASTDYAGHKFGPNSIEVEDVYLRLDQDLAEFFNYLDSKVGKGEYTVFLSADHGGAHSVGFLKEHKITTGFFGEGMEKDINQKLKDKFGVDKLINAVDNYQIYFDRKLMQDNKIELDDLRDFTIRELQKDPTVLYAVSVDEVQEATIPEPIKQRIINGINRQRSGDIQLISHDSMLPPYSKTGTTHSVWNSYDSHIPLIFMGWGIQKGESNKAYNMTDIAPTVSSLLKIQFPSGNVGNPITEVIGK, from the coding sequence ATGCTTAGGAAAATTTCAATTGCGGCGGCAGCTTTATTGTCCGTGATTACAATCAATGCTCAGAAGAACAAAAATTCTCAGTTAGAAAGACCCAAATTAGTCGTAGGATTGGTGGTAGACCAGATGAGGTGGGACTATCTGTACCGTTTTTATAATAAATACGGGAATGATGGCTTTAAAAGACTTCTGAATACCGGATATTCTTTAAATAATGTTCATATCAATTATGTACCTACTATTACAGCTTTGGGACATACGTGCATCTATACAGGTTCCGTACCTGCAATTCACGGCATTGCCGGAAACGACTGGACGGATAAGGAAACCGGAAAGAACGTTTACTGTACCGCAGATGAAAGTGTTCAACCCGTAGGAACAACCAATACCAGAACAGGAAGTCATTCACCGAAAAACCTTTGGTCCACAACGGTAACGGATGAATTAAGACTGGCTACCAACTTCCAGGGAAAAGTAATCGGGGTTTCATTAAAAGACCGTGCTTCAATTCTTCCCACAGGACATACGCCAAACGGAGCTTTCTGGTTTGACGACAGTACAGGTAACTTCATTACAAGTACATGGTATATGAATGATTTGCCTCAGTGGATGAAGTCATTCAACTCACAGAACCTGCCTGAAAAATTAGTGGCAAACGGATGGAACACCTTACTTCCGATCAATCAGTACACAGAAAGTTCACCGGATAATTCTTCATGGGAAGGATTGCTGGGAAGTGCAAAAACACCTGTTTTTCCTTACAGTAATTTGGCTCAGGATTATCAGGCAAAAAAAGATAACATCCGCTATACACCTTTTGGAAATACATTGACACTTAAGCTAGCTGAAGCTTCTGTGGAAGGAGAAAAATTGGGAGGTGACCAGATTACTGACTTTTTAGCAATCAATTTAGCTTCTACAGATTATGCCGGACATAAGTTCGGCCCGAACTCTATTGAAGTGGAAGATGTTTATTTAAGACTTGATCAGGATCTTGCCGAATTTTTCAATTACCTGGATTCAAAAGTAGGAAAAGGGGAATATACGGTTTTTCTTTCCGCTGACCACGGTGGAGCCCACTCAGTAGGATTCCTGAAAGAACATAAAATCACTACAGGATTCTTCGGAGAAGGAATGGAAAAAGACATTAATCAGAAGCTGAAGGATAAATTCGGAGTTGATAAGCTGATCAATGCAGTAGACAATTACCAGATTTATTTTGACAGAAAGCTGATGCAGGATAATAAAATTGAACTGGATGATCTGAGAGATTTCACAATCAGGGAATTACAGAAAGATCCTACCGTTTTATATGCAGTATCTGTAGATGAAGTTCAGGAAGCTACTATTCCGGAGCCCATCAAGCAGAGGATCATTAACGGAATCAACAGACAGAGAAGCGGGGATATCCAGCTGATCTCCCACGATTCAATGCTTCCTCCATATTCCAAGACAGGAACTACACACAGTGTATGGAATTCTTATGATTCGCACATTCCATTAATCTTTATGGGGTGGGGAATCCAGAAAGGAGAAAGCAATAAAGCTTATAATATGACTGATATTGCGCCTACCGTTTCATCATTGCTGAAAATCCAGTTCCCGAGCGGAAATGTAGGAAACCCGATTACAGAAGTCATTGGAAAATAA
- a CDS encoding gliding motility protein GldB — protein sequence MKIFRIIALSSILVLALHSCKKEAENQWKVEVKAPAEKIEVTDISKEFYNQNISLEQFKAKFPWFQGTVSDADFGKRRADAEEIRIYKEAAGKIDQAKLQNELQDLFSHIKYYFPQFKSPKVYLFSSALQMVQDPIFYDSKGNLLFIDITGFMGDGNANYKGLELYFQKSMNPQNIVPKVSQIFAESIVTESPDHQKFIDQVILNGKIMILQDAFLPDTPDYLKMNYTKKQYDWAVANEANIWNYFVESNLIFGDDPRLVERFISPGPFSKFYTEIDNESSPQIGIFTGWQICKAYFRQKPETKLVDFLKLDATKIFNEAVYKPKTP from the coding sequence ATGAAGATTTTTAGAATTATTGCCCTTTCCTCCATTTTAGTTCTTGCTTTGCATTCCTGCAAAAAAGAGGCCGAAAACCAGTGGAAAGTAGAAGTAAAAGCACCTGCTGAAAAAATTGAAGTTACAGATATTTCCAAAGAATTTTATAACCAGAATATTTCTTTAGAGCAGTTTAAGGCTAAATTTCCGTGGTTTCAGGGAACCGTTTCCGATGCAGATTTTGGGAAAAGACGCGCAGATGCGGAAGAAATCAGGATTTATAAAGAAGCAGCGGGTAAAATAGACCAGGCAAAACTTCAGAATGAGCTTCAGGATTTGTTTTCCCACATCAAATACTATTTTCCACAGTTTAAAAGTCCTAAGGTTTACCTTTTTTCATCGGCACTTCAGATGGTTCAGGACCCTATCTTTTATGATTCAAAGGGAAATCTTCTGTTCATAGATATTACCGGATTTATGGGGGATGGCAATGCCAATTACAAAGGGCTTGAACTGTATTTCCAGAAATCAATGAATCCACAGAATATCGTTCCCAAAGTTTCCCAGATCTTTGCTGAAAGTATTGTTACGGAATCTCCCGATCATCAGAAATTCATTGACCAGGTTATTCTGAACGGAAAAATCATGATACTGCAGGACGCTTTCCTTCCCGATACACCGGATTACCTGAAAATGAACTATACCAAGAAACAATACGACTGGGCAGTAGCCAATGAAGCTAATATCTGGAATTATTTTGTAGAAAGTAACCTGATCTTCGGAGATGATCCAAGACTGGTAGAACGTTTCATTTCTCCCGGGCCATTCTCGAAATTTTATACAGAAATCGATAACGAATCTTCCCCCCAGATCGGAATTTTTACAGGCTGGCAAATCTGTAAAGCCTATTTCAGACAAAAACCAGAAACCAAACTGGTTGATTTTTTAAAGCTTGATGCCACAAAAATATTTAATGAAGCAGTGTATAAGCCTAAAACACCATAA
- a CDS encoding helix-turn-helix domain-containing protein — protein MLADKAFQKLYQNPDECINYSQSLLISDQNPEHRIVLQNIISQAYAMKGDYVQSVNIYSQKEDSQEKEKLSYFLQVAGDYNLADQYQNLDLYNQSQQIISGLLADPKLLKGDNPRLNVITGKLYQLQAINCGIKRNYDDARKNLIKSNHYLSFNNQENRILKIENMIFEASFLMKQNKPEEARQILESTLAIAEKNKGYYFLQAFAYENLSRYYFLKEDYRTANKLLEQGLSKIESIPYNSLKVKIYESLSKNYFALRNDEKYHQYNKLYTELRSKSDSNTKEGIRYIVKLVETNQNNNLEFQNQKQLKKISWISVTFLIVIIGLLACFMILKSSHKDLKKQSEFFEKQKKQELTSQKDIQDAKEIAETSKPLEKDPNKISKEKEDEILQKLEEWEKQQRYLDKSMTLSVLSSQMGVNTKYLSEAINSSKGKNFNSYINELRINHIARLLRTDPVYLNYKVSYLAEYSGFSSHSAFTTVFKSVTGMSPNVYIQEISKSRAL, from the coding sequence ATGTTGGCAGATAAGGCTTTTCAGAAATTATATCAGAATCCAGATGAGTGCATCAATTATTCCCAGAGCCTTCTCATCAGCGATCAGAATCCGGAACACAGGATTGTGCTGCAGAATATTATTTCCCAGGCTTATGCCATGAAAGGAGATTATGTGCAATCCGTGAATATTTACAGCCAGAAAGAAGATTCGCAGGAAAAAGAAAAGCTGTCCTATTTTCTTCAGGTAGCCGGTGATTATAATCTGGCAGACCAGTACCAGAATCTGGATCTTTACAACCAGTCGCAACAGATTATTTCCGGCCTTTTGGCTGATCCTAAATTACTAAAAGGTGATAATCCGAGGCTCAACGTGATTACAGGTAAACTTTACCAGCTTCAGGCTATTAACTGCGGGATTAAAAGAAATTATGACGATGCCCGGAAAAACCTCATCAAAAGTAATCATTACCTCAGTTTTAATAACCAGGAAAACCGGATCCTGAAAATAGAGAACATGATATTCGAAGCTTCTTTTTTAATGAAACAGAATAAACCGGAGGAAGCCAGGCAAATTTTAGAAAGCACACTTGCAATAGCTGAAAAAAATAAAGGCTACTACTTTCTTCAGGCATTTGCTTATGAAAATCTGTCACGGTATTATTTTTTAAAGGAAGACTACCGCACTGCCAACAAACTTCTTGAACAAGGACTTTCAAAAATAGAAAGTATTCCTTACAACAGTTTAAAAGTAAAGATCTATGAATCTTTATCCAAAAATTATTTTGCTCTCCGCAATGATGAAAAATACCATCAGTACAACAAACTTTATACTGAACTCCGGTCTAAATCAGATTCAAACACCAAAGAAGGCATACGGTATATTGTAAAACTGGTGGAAACCAATCAGAACAATAACCTGGAATTTCAGAACCAGAAACAGCTGAAAAAAATAAGCTGGATTTCTGTCACATTTCTGATTGTCATCATCGGGCTTCTGGCCTGTTTCATGATCTTAAAAAGCAGTCATAAAGACCTGAAAAAACAGTCTGAATTCTTTGAAAAACAGAAAAAACAGGAACTTACTTCACAGAAAGACATTCAGGATGCAAAGGAAATAGCTGAAACCAGCAAACCCCTCGAAAAAGACCCGAATAAAATATCTAAGGAAAAGGAAGATGAAATTCTTCAGAAGCTGGAAGAATGGGAAAAGCAGCAACGTTATCTCGACAAAAGCATGACCCTTTCCGTACTGTCTTCACAAATGGGTGTAAATACAAAATACCTTTCTGAAGCCATCAACAGCAGCAAAGGAAAAAATTTTAACAGCTATATTAATGAGCTAAGAATCAACCACATTGCACGTCTTTTGAGAACAGATCCGGTTTATCTCAATTATAAGGTAAGCTATCTCGCGGAATATTCAGGATTTTCTTCACACAGTGCTTTTACGACTGTTTTTAAATCCGTAACCGGAATGTCTCCAAACGTTTACATCCAGGAAATCAGTAAAAGCAGAGCATTATGA
- a CDS encoding leucine-rich repeat domain-containing protein, protein MMKMKIFATFGLVISGYSLFCAQKINFKDPNFEKGVLENFDLNKNGSLEKLEADMVTNLFLVQKGITSADDALFFTNAKMIVLDDNAIPNVSVTGLPNLELFSCTGCKISSFKAEGLKNLASLYLDNNLLENISLKGTPRIDQLTLSLNQLKTIDITSLKNLRKLNIEHNKIQKLDISGNPALQTLNVGGNTMKETDIKKGAKTDVTIFGFEQ, encoded by the coding sequence ATGATGAAAATGAAAATATTTGCAACTTTTGGTCTTGTTATTTCAGGATATTCACTTTTCTGTGCCCAAAAGATTAATTTCAAGGATCCTAACTTTGAAAAAGGCGTACTTGAAAATTTTGACCTCAACAAAAACGGCTCGCTGGAAAAACTGGAAGCTGATATGGTTACCAATTTATTTCTGGTTCAGAAAGGCATTACCTCGGCTGATGATGCACTCTTTTTCACCAATGCCAAAATGATTGTGCTTGATGATAATGCCATTCCTAATGTTTCTGTTACCGGTTTGCCCAATCTTGAACTGTTTTCATGTACGGGATGCAAAATTTCCTCTTTCAAGGCAGAAGGTCTTAAAAATTTAGCCTCCCTGTATCTTGACAATAATCTTCTGGAGAATATTTCATTAAAAGGAACTCCAAGAATTGACCAATTAACATTATCTTTAAATCAGTTAAAAACAATTGACATCACCTCTCTTAAAAATTTAAGAAAATTAAATATTGAACACAATAAAATCCAGAAACTTGATATTTCGGGAAATCCTGCCCTCCAAACACTGAATGTAGGCGGAAATACCATGAAGGAAACCGATATCAAGAAGGGAGCAAAAACAGATGTAACTATTTTTGGATTTGAACAATAA
- a CDS encoding T9SS type A sorting domain-containing protein — MKKIYKILMKALYTCFLFGFYIANAQLTIMAVGNYTVGGISDGGIVSMHTSAGQIYKWDELNGLVQIGSISNGYPAAGRTLITADGTKIGSSTTNTVTSFNEISTYNTASASWSNHGGLVPTGWDGHVSSTWDMTSDGNTIVGLGWLTAGTAHAVKWNAASGVTDLGSIVPNRSSRANAINSDGSVIVGWQDQDNGTRSGVKWVNGAESFITDSNGNYVGEAGDVSADGTTIIGAAMPNPYVWNSVNGLTYITHPNSSAFFRGGATGISADGKKVVGFFRPFAAPPMSGEGFIWTAAGGRVNLNDYAVSMGINTQGVNMSLPLAISQDGRRIAGVGTNASNQIVAFFLDLSKVLLATNESTKHNNTISIYPNPVKDVLYIKGISKIDKVEIYNMVGQKVKTDNAVESRVDVSSLSKGNYILEIFVKGEASQSFKFIRQ; from the coding sequence ATGAAAAAGATTTACAAAATTTTAATGAAAGCTTTATATACTTGCTTTCTGTTTGGATTTTATATAGCTAATGCCCAGCTGACCATCATGGCAGTAGGAAATTATACAGTAGGCGGTATTTCTGATGGTGGAATTGTCAGCATGCATACAAGTGCCGGTCAGATCTATAAATGGGACGAGCTAAATGGTTTGGTTCAAATAGGCTCTATATCCAACGGATATCCCGCTGCCGGAAGAACACTCATCACTGCCGATGGAACTAAAATAGGTTCTTCCACCACGAATACCGTAACCAGTTTTAACGAAATTTCAACCTATAACACGGCTTCAGCATCATGGAGTAATCACGGAGGATTGGTTCCCACCGGTTGGGACGGACACGTAAGCTCTACATGGGATATGACTTCAGACGGAAATACAATTGTAGGACTGGGATGGCTTACCGCAGGAACCGCACATGCCGTAAAATGGAATGCTGCAAGTGGAGTAACAGATCTTGGAAGCATTGTGCCCAACAGAAGCTCAAGAGCCAATGCCATCAATTCCGACGGGTCTGTAATTGTCGGATGGCAGGATCAGGATAACGGAACCAGAAGTGGTGTCAAATGGGTGAACGGGGCAGAAAGCTTTATCACCGACAGTAACGGTAATTATGTAGGCGAAGCAGGAGATGTTTCAGCAGACGGAACTACAATCATAGGAGCCGCAATGCCTAATCCATACGTATGGAACAGCGTAAACGGTCTTACATACATAACACATCCAAATTCCTCAGCCTTCTTCAGAGGGGGAGCAACCGGAATTTCTGCCGACGGTAAAAAAGTAGTCGGATTTTTCAGACCTTTCGCAGCACCTCCCATGTCTGGAGAAGGCTTTATATGGACAGCAGCAGGAGGACGTGTAAACCTGAATGATTATGCTGTAAGCATGGGAATTAATACCCAGGGCGTGAATATGTCACTTCCTCTGGCAATATCCCAGGACGGAAGAAGAATAGCAGGAGTTGGAACCAATGCATCCAACCAGATTGTTGCCTTTTTCCTGGATCTTTCTAAGGTGCTGCTTGCTACCAATGAAAGTACAAAACATAACAATACTATATCCATTTATCCTAATCCTGTAAAAGATGTTCTTTACATTAAAGGAATCAGTAAGATTGATAAGGTGGAAATTTACAATATGGTCGGTCAGAAAGTAAAAACAGACAATGCTGTGGAAAGCAGAGTAGACGTTTCTTCTTTATCAAAAGGAAATTATATTCTGGAGATTTTCGTGAAGGGGGAAGCTTCACAAAGTTTTAAATTTATCAGGCAGTAA
- a CDS encoding ribonuclease domain-containing protein, translated as MNGKTRSVFFICLGLLFGMSVMYIYNNFIADKKGNTETVNYGNTSADSQNIPGKSSSQSIDQLTEEKTVINYVKQHHTLPDYYITKNEARKLGWNASKGNLCEILPGRAIGGDKFGNRENKLPQSEKYYEADVNYSCGNRNADRIIFTKNGDVYLTKNHYKSFEKQ; from the coding sequence ATGAACGGTAAAACAAGATCAGTCTTTTTTATTTGCCTGGGACTTCTTTTCGGAATGTCTGTAATGTATATCTACAATAATTTTATTGCGGATAAAAAGGGAAATACAGAGACCGTGAACTATGGAAATACTTCTGCAGATTCTCAAAATATTCCCGGAAAATCTTCCTCACAGTCCATTGACCAGCTGACAGAGGAAAAAACGGTTATTAATTACGTAAAACAGCATCACACACTTCCCGATTATTATATCACCAAAAACGAGGCAAGAAAGCTGGGCTGGAATGCTTCCAAAGGAAATCTGTGTGAAATACTGCCCGGAAGAGCTATTGGCGGGGATAAATTCGGAAACAGGGAAAATAAGCTTCCCCAGAGTGAAAAATATTACGAAGCCGATGTTAATTACAGTTGCGGAAACAGAAATGCAGACCGGATTATCTTTACAAAAAACGGTGATGTTTACCTGACTAAAAATCATTATAAGAGTTTTGAAAAGCAGTAG
- the gldC gene encoding gliding motility protein GldC, which produces MRKTQITIDVELDENHIPESITWNAQDGGVEKEETKATMISVWDDKTMEALRIDLWTKEMPVDQMKMFIHQILVSLGNTYQRATGEEDVAQWIEQIAEEFAVKSAIKM; this is translated from the coding sequence ATGAGAAAAACTCAGATTACAATAGATGTAGAGCTGGATGAGAACCACATTCCCGAAAGTATAACATGGAATGCCCAGGATGGCGGTGTGGAAAAAGAAGAAACAAAAGCTACAATGATCTCGGTTTGGGACGACAAGACAATGGAGGCTCTGAGAATTGATCTTTGGACGAAAGAAATGCCGGTAGATCAGATGAAGATGTTTATCCATCAGATTTTGGTATCTTTAGGAAATACTTACCAGAGAGCAACCGGAGAAGAAGATGTGGCACAGTGGATAGAGCAGATTGCTGAAGAATTTGCGGTAAAATCTGCTATAAAAATGTAA
- a CDS encoding GNAT family N-acetyltransferase, protein MLTIRQEEEKDYKKVFKLTEEAFRGMEHSDHQEHFLVEKLRKSDAFIPELSLVAETENGEIAGHILLTKLKIENSPEIFESLALAPVSVKPEFQNQGIGGQLILRGHSIARELGYRSVILIGHENYYPKFGYEKTSNFGISFPFEIPEVNGMAVELIKDGLKNITGVVKYPKEFGID, encoded by the coding sequence ATGCTGACGATAAGACAGGAAGAGGAAAAAGACTATAAAAAAGTATTCAAGCTTACGGAAGAAGCTTTCAGAGGTATGGAACACAGTGATCATCAGGAACATTTCCTTGTGGAAAAATTAAGAAAATCTGATGCTTTCATTCCTGAACTTTCTCTTGTTGCCGAAACTGAAAATGGCGAAATTGCCGGACACATTCTGCTCACAAAACTTAAAATAGAGAACAGCCCTGAAATTTTCGAATCGCTGGCTTTGGCTCCTGTTTCTGTAAAACCTGAATTTCAGAATCAGGGAATTGGGGGACAGCTTATCCTGCGCGGTCATTCAATTGCCAGGGAACTTGGTTACCGTTCGGTTATTTTAATCGGGCATGAAAATTATTATCCTAAGTTTGGTTACGAAAAAACCAGTAATTTTGGAATTTCTTTTCCGTTTGAGATTCCTGAAGTTAACGGAATGGCAGTGGAACTGATCAAAGACGGATTAAAAAACATAACAGGCGTAGTAAAATACCCTAAAGAATTTGGAATAGATTAA
- a CDS encoding GNAT family N-acetyltransferase, which translates to MEIKKLEKLIENPSLDWGINGYTTDKILAISAVEFAGSFEFVLKEKSIPYSKTWETVSDDIEELNEIIKKGHSFGIYEDEKLLGWIICEHRTWNNSFYIENILVSENVRRQGAGARLIKSAVREARTLNCRLIELETQNTNYPAIQFYRKMGFAITGLNTRLYENTEETALFMTLDL; encoded by the coding sequence ATGGAAATAAAAAAATTAGAGAAGCTGATTGAAAATCCCAGTTTAGATTGGGGAATAAACGGCTACACTACAGATAAAATACTTGCCATTTCTGCTGTAGAATTTGCCGGTTCTTTTGAATTTGTTCTAAAAGAAAAATCCATACCCTATTCCAAAACCTGGGAAACCGTTTCAGATGATATTGAAGAGCTTAATGAAATCATTAAAAAAGGACATTCTTTCGGTATTTATGAAGATGAAAAATTATTAGGCTGGATCATTTGTGAACACAGAACATGGAATAACAGTTTTTATATTGAAAATATTCTGGTCAGTGAAAATGTAAGAAGACAGGGAGCCGGAGCCCGGTTAATAAAAAGTGCTGTCCGGGAAGCCAGAACTTTAAATTGCAGGCTCATTGAACTTGAAACACAGAATACCAACTATCCCGCAATACAGTTTTACAGGAAAATGGGTTTTGCTATCACAGGATTGAATACAAGGCTTTATGAAAATACGGAAGAAACTGCTTTATTTATGACTTTGGACTTATAA